A DNA window from Arachis hypogaea cultivar Tifrunner chromosome 18, arahy.Tifrunner.gnm2.J5K5, whole genome shotgun sequence contains the following coding sequences:
- the LOC112769887 gene encoding uncharacterized protein, giving the protein MDFVPGLPRTRARFDAVWVIVDHLTKSAHLLHMYDLFFGGISKSRQKRYADRRQKPLEFKEGDHVFLKVIPTTGVGRAIKTKKLNLRCIGLFQILKRIGPIVYQMALPAHLSNLHDVFHISQLQKYSFDATHVIDPESVQ; this is encoded by the exons ATGGACTTTGTACCAGGTTTGCCAAGGACTAGAGCAAGATTTGATGCGGTGTGGGTGATTGTTGATCATCTGACGAAGTCTGCTCATTTATTGCATATGTATGACTTATTCTTTGGAGGAATTAGCAAG AGTCGTCAGAAAAGATATGCTGATCGAAGGCAGAAGCCTTTAGAGTTTAAAGAGGGTGACCACGTGttcttaaaagttattccaaCTACGGGTGTGGGTAGAGCGATAAAGACAAAGAAATTGAATCTCCGTTGCATTGGTCTGTTTCAAATTCTGAAGAGGATTGGGCCAATAGTGTATCAGATGGCTTTGCCAGCACATCTTTCAAACCTGCATGATGTATTCCACATTTCGCAACTTCAGAAGTACAGTTTTGATGCAACTCATGTGATAGATCCCGAATCAGTTCAGTGA